From one Sparus aurata chromosome 16, fSpaAur1.1, whole genome shotgun sequence genomic stretch:
- the pld1a gene encoding phospholipase D1a: MLAKAKPTTSSLNLVSSEVTDSAAVPDGGIKMADLVESLDTRELDLGEGEEIDYEGNCLGDSRIPFSAVYATVGFKEADATVYLPTVPVTARILEVERFTTAQDRFNLSHHRSVNKSLPAVFRIELKHGEFTWVVKRKEKHFMELHRELRTYKTFMRIPLPSRSHTVRRRTVRKSEVREMPSLPRGGGDELVRDEQVSSRRRQLEDYLNKLLRMAMYRKYHHTMEFIDVSQMSFIHDLGPKGLEGMIYKRSGGHRIPGMNCCGHSQACYRWSKRWLVVKDSCLLYMKPDSGAISFVLLLDKEFSIKMDSKDTETKHGVRIDSLSRTLVFKCSSYRHARWWGQSVESFVRSHGKAFLRDHRFRSFAQEQENIPAKWYVNGKTYMEDVANALEEAKEEIFITDWWLSPEIFLKRPVVEGNRWRLDCTLKRKAQQGVRIFVMLYKEVELALGINSGYSKRTLMHLHPNIKVMRHPDHVSSSVYLWAHHEKIVVIDQSVAFVGGIDLAYGRWDDREHRLTDVGSVTRSVALEQAGTTNTNTPSSKGVSSVDGVSASNGRGTPPGELVELPKLKGIGRNRRARFSLYRHLQKHTLQHADSVSSVDSTGSGSVQSLKTGVGELQGNTRFWHGKDYCNFVYKDWIQLEKPFDDFIDRYQTPRMPWHDIASVVHGRAARDVARHFIQRWNFTKIMKPKYRSLSYPFLLPKSHTSANDLRYQVPDCVDAKVQVLRSAADWSAGIKYHEESIHNAYIQVIIKSKHYIYIENQFFISCADNKMVYNKIGDAIIERILRAHREGKKYRVYVVTPLLPGFEGDITTGGGNALQAVMHFNYRTMIRGEHSIISQLKKEMDDHWMNYISFAGLRTHAELEGRLVTELIYVHSKMLIADDNTVIIGSANINDRSMLGKRDSEVAVIIEDSEKVASVMDGQEYEAGAYALQLRLECFRTILGGHTDTSIDLSDPISDRFYKEVWMTTAGRNATIYEKVFRCLPSSLVRNMAELEQYQSKPGLAQTDLARAQEELRKIRGFLVQFPLDFLSEQNLMPSVGTKEAMVPTEIWT; the protein is encoded by the exons ATGCTGGCTAAAGCTAAGCCCACGACCAGCAGTCTCAACCTGGTGAGCTCAGAAGTAACTGACTCTGCTGCGGTCCCGGACGGCGGTATCAAGATGGCCGACCTTGTGGAGAGCCTGGATACCAGAGAGCTGGACctaggggagggagaggagatcGACTATGAGGGAAACTGCCTAg ggGACAGTCGCATCCCGTTCTCGGCGGTGTACGCCACGGTGGGCTTCAAGGAGGCCGACGCCACGGTCTACCTCCCGACCGTGCCCGTCACCGCTCGCATCCTGGAGGTGGAGAGATTCACAACCGCGCAAGACCGCTTCAACCTGTCGCACCACAGGAGTGTCAACAAG TCCTTGCCGGCGGTGTTTCGGATCGAGCTGAAGCACGGCGAGTTCACCTGGGtggtgaagaggaaggagaagcatTTCATGGAGCTGCACAGAGAGCTGCGGACGTACAAGACCTTCATGAGGATACCGCTGCCGTCGCGCAG CCACACGGTGAGGCGAAGGACGGTGAGGAAGAGCGAGGTGAGGGAGATGCCCTCCCTGCcgaggggagggggagacgaGCTGGTGCGAGACGAGCAGGTGTCCAGCAGGAGG agaCAATTAGAAGACTATTTGAACAAGCTGCTGAGGATGGCCATGTACCGCAAATATCACCATACT ATGGAGTTCATTGACGTCAGCCAGATGTCATTCATCCACGACTTGGGGCCCAAAGGACT GGAAGGGATGATCTATAAGCGCTCGGGCGGACATCGTATCCCTGGCATGAACTGCTGCGGTCACAGCCAGGCCTGCTACCGCTGGTCCAAACG ctgGCTGGTGGTGAAGGACTCGTGCCTGCTGTACATGAAGCCGGACTCGGGGGCCATCTCCTTCGTCCTGCTGTTGGATAAAGAGTTCAGCATCAAGATGGACTCCAAAGACACGGAGACTAAACACGGAGTCCGGATTGATAGCCTCTCCAG GACCCTGGTATTCAAGTGCAGCAGCTACAGACACGCTCGCTGGTGGGGTCAGAGCGTCGAGAGCTTCGTGAGGAGCCACGGGAAGGCTTTCCTCCGAGACCACCGCTTCAGATCGTTCGCGCAGGAACAGGAAAACATCCCCGCCAAATG GTATGTGAATGGTAAGACCTACATGGAGGATGTGGCCAACGCTTTGGAGGAGGCTAAAGAggaaatcttcatcactgaCTGGTG GCTGAGTCCGGAGATTTTCCTGAAGAGGCCCGTGGTGGAGGGCAACAGGTGGAGGCTCGACTGCACCCTCAAACGTAAAGCA CAACAAGGAGTGAGGATCTTTGTGATGTTGTACAAGGAGGTGGAGCTCGCCCTGGGCATCAACTCGGGCTACAGCAAGAGGACCCTCATGCACCTGCACCCCAACATCAAG GTGATGCGTCATCCCGACCACGTCTCCTCATCCGTCTACCTGTGGGCGCATCACGAGAAGATCGTCGTCATCGACCAGTCGGTGGCCTTCGTGGGCGGGATCGACCTGGCGTACGGGCGCTGGGACGACCGAGAGCACCGGCTGACAGACGTCGGCAGTGTGACGCGCTCTGTGGCCCTCGAGCAG GCTGgcaccaccaacaccaacactccgTCCAGTAAGGGCGTGTCCTCTGTTGATGGCGTCTCCGCTAGCAACGGACGAGGGACGCCGCCCGGCGAACTGGTGGAACTGCCGAAGCTGAAGGGGATCGGGCGCAACAGGAGGGCTCGCTTCAGCCTGTACAGACACCTGCAAAAACACACTCTGCAGCACGCAGACAGTGTGAGCAGTGTGGACAGCACAG ggagtGGTTCAGTGCAGAGCCTGAAGACGGGTGTTGGAGAGCTGCAGGGCAACACACGGTTCTGGCATGGAAAGGATTACTGCAACTTTGTCTACAAGGACTGGATACAGCTGGAGAAGCCTTTTGATG ACTTCATCGACAGGTACCAAACTCCCAGAATGCCTTGGCACGACATCGCCTCAGTGGTTCACGGCAGAGCTGCCCGTGATGTAGCCAGACACTTCATTCAGCGCTGGAACTTCACTAAg ATCATGAAGCCAAAGTATCGCTCGCTGTCTTATCCATTCCTGCTGCCCAAGTCTCACACCAGTGCCAACGATCTCAGATACCAGGTCCCCGACTGTGTCGACGCCAAAGTGCAG gTGTTGCGGTCGGCAGCAGATTGGTCGGCGGGCATAAAGTACCACGAGGAGTCCATCCATAATGCCTACATCCAGGTCATCATCAAGAGCAAACACTACATCTACATTGAG AACCAGTTCTTCATCAGCTGTGCCGACAACAAGATGGTCTACAACAAGATCGGAGACGCCATCATCGAGAGGATCCTCAGAGCGCACAG GGAGGGCAAGAAGTACCGCGTGTATGTGGTCACCCCTCTGCTTCCTGGCTTCGAGGGAGACATCACCACAGGGGGAGGGAACGCTCTCCAGGCCGTCATGCACTTCAACTACAG AACCATGATCAGAGGGGAACACTCCATCATCTCACAGCTGAAAAAGGAGA TGGACGACCACTGGATGAACTACATCTCCTTCGCTGGTCTGCGGACGCACGCTGAGCTGGAGGGCCGCCTGGTAACGGAGCTCATCTACGTCCACAGCAAGATGCTCATCGCTGACGACAACACAGTCATCATCG gttCTGCCAACATCAACGACAGGAGCATGCTGGGCAAACGTGACAGCGAGGTGGCGGTGATTATCGAGGACTCAGAAAAGGTCGCGTCTGTGATGGACGGACAGGAGTACGAGGCTGGAGCCTACGCACTTCAGCTTCGCCTCGAGtgcttcag GACCATCCTCGGAGGCCACACCGACACCAGCATCGACCTGTCCGACCCCATCAGCGACCGCTTCTACaaggaggtgtggatgaccacAGCGGGACGCAACGCCACCATTTATGAGAAG GTGTTTCGATGTCTTCCTTCGTCCCTGGTGAGGAACATGGCCGAGCTTGAGCAGTACCAGTCCAAACCAGGTCTGGCCCAGACCGATCTGGCCCGCGCTCAGGAGGAGCTGCGCAAAATCCGAGGCTTCCTGGTCCAGTTCCCTCtggacttcctgtctgagcaGAACCTCATGCCCTCAGTCGGAACGAAGGAGGCCATGGTCCCGACTGAGATCTGGACATAA